The sequence tcaaccttaaacaagaacaagtaacaatttaacaacaaagaatgatgatgaagatggattggaaatcggttttggttgaagaaaaaaagaagagaaataaagttcatacacttacaagaactagagagagtttgagagaaaattTGAAATGCTAGTGTGTGTGTATTTTGGAATGAAGACTTCAAGTGAGTATGTAAtgcaaaaaaaaagttttgaatcccCTTCTAACCACCTAGGCCGACGGTTTTGCTCTTCACAAAGGGGGGGAGGATAAGTTCAATGGTTACTAGAGTGTAAAGCTTGAAAAAGGTGGTTActtggtgtatgtgcatggggatagcaagtaatttgattccaaatgcacaaactaactagttacttatgaaagtaatacttacatgcaatgttgggctagttaagtccatataggaagtagggtgggcttataagcccaaagtcatgagtccatttcattaattaaagcccaagttcaataaatctctagttaaaccaaataaagcccaagtaattaatctattaccttagttaattaaaatgattaataaaattaatcatgaatgtaaataatatcttaaaatattattcgtgcaagttccgggtgtcacaaagacgtttcgggcatttaaagttcaagtacgggcaatcaaagcaacatgtaaatgtaataacatacattcgattaatcaagcgtattaataataataattattaataaataacgttggaaaaaccagggtcgttacaggtaGTCTTCTCAATGGATTCGGTTCTCTTTTAGGCTTGGTATTGGAAAAAGACCTCATCCCAACATTCTTCCCGCGGCTAAGGCAGATAACGAGCACTCTCGATCCAATAAGAAAAGTTCCGAAGCTCTTCGCCATACCTCTATCTCCAACAGACGTTCATTAGGGCAAGGCGTAATGATTCGATCACTTCCTGTAAAGAATTTCCTAGCCGGTCCTAGGTTTGACAGTTGTTAAGTGGCTGAAGCTAGTCTATTGGCCGTCAATCAGGTCTCCACTTACTCACATTCAGATAATGTCGTAGTCTAACCCACATGGTCCCCCCTTGAAGGACATGAAGATAGTCTGACCTGCAATCAAATCAAGCGTTATACTCAGCCTTGCCCAGATCTTTCAATTCAACTCCAGTCACTACGTTGAAGCATTATAGCGAGACCTTCGTTATCACTTGAGGTGCCCATTATGTGGTAAATGGAGGATATTAGGGGAAGCAGTGAGTGGAGATTCCCTTGCGGAGAGCCGGATGAGGGGAGACCCTCACTGGAGGGCGGGGATATCCCGACCCTACTATTATTATGCCTTTGCAATGTAACTTGGTTCAACTCTATTTGTGAAGTTTTCTCGTATGTGGGACTCTCTTTATTCTTGGGTAGATAATCAATCGTCTTTCATTTGGATAATGAGTTGTTTTTATAATAAGTCAAGTTAAGAATCATAATCGAACTGGAGGAGCTTGCATGGATGGCGACCTACTCCTTAGTTGAACCAGACTTTGCCACTCACCTTCATCCGAAAAAGAAAGAGACCGCACGAAAGCAGTTTTTCAGTCATGTGCAAAGCAAGTGAGGGCATTTTTATATCGTTTTTCATCTTTAGTTCATCTTCAACTTTTCTTATACAAATGTAAATTAGGGCATATTCGTGGTGAATATGATTGAAGTTCTTCATTCACCTTCATCGTGACCGTTTTAGCCTCTAGAACAATCTGGAACGAAATTGAAAAATGTAAAAGTGCAGAGTTGTTCACTTTCATCTAGTGAATGTGAGATGCTTGGTATCTTATTCGATTTAACGGACCATTTAACATCTGTTAACTTTAGGAACTGCACAAGCAAAATGAACAAATCACATGGACTGTAAGTGTAATGTTTTCAATTAAAAAAATGACAAATAATCAGTTTAACTGGTATAATAGGTAACCGGTCAGCTTTTGTTTACATTAGTACAGTTTTCAATTCAAAGTACATATCCTATTTTTTTAGATATATAAACTATATTGGAAAAAAAGAAAAGTGCTTGTATGACTACGCTATTTACATTAGCACACTTTTAATATTATTTATGGTTATATTTTAATGTtgacaaatttatttattaatctTTCATTTTACTACTGACTTATGTCCAGCCAAAGACCAAAGTACAATTGTTGGCTAAAGACGAGATCACAACAAACTCGATTAAGTCGATCAATTCTTTGTTAAAAGTCAtctaagcattattattattacaaacttttcgttgtataaaaaaaataaaacatacAAGTAACCACATCTGCTTCTCCATTTCTCTGCATTACTTACTACTCCTTACTCTCACTAACTGAAATGTCGTCTGAATCTCCGCCTCCAGTTGCCGCTGCTTCTCTATCTGCTGATCCGGTCACCGGTGAACTGCAGAATCAGAGTTCGGGTGTAAATTCTAGGGTTAAGTTGAAAATAGAACATCTAAATTGGGATCATTCATTTGTTCGTGAGTTGCCTGCCGATCCTCTTACCGATATCGTTTCTCGAGAGGTTAAATTTTTTATTAAGTATTAAATAAAGAGTATCATATGGccttaatatttaatttatatgtcaTTTAGGAATTATGTTATTGAATGTATTTATTATGTAGCTTGTTGTAATTGATATTGATACTGATATAATATTTAAGTTGTAGTATGAGTTTATAATTTGTAATTAGGGCTTGATTGATATAATGACATAAAATAAAATTAGCACTCCTAATAGCAGAAATTGttttgagtcaatgaagtattaatATTCTGATCTCAGATCAGCCTATAAATAGCCTTAGGACACACTCTTATTAGGAAGAAATCATGTGTACCTATCAGTGGCGGTGTGAATTTAGGATTTAGTCATAATGCATAATCTTCTTGTAATTAGTCAAGTCTGTTTGTTTTTTCGGTTTCAGTTTCAGTTCAGGGTTTAGGAATTAGTCATAGTGTACCTATTATTCATGCTAGTGTGACATAAACACTATGTCTTTTACTTTGCATGATGGTATCAGTTCATTACATGAAAGGAATAGTTATGCGTAAAGTGATCTCCCGTTTTTACAAATTTTCGCCTCACATTCTTGCCTCATTCACGAACCTTTTTGTTTTGTTTCCTTGGAGATTCTTCCTTAAATCGTAGTTTTGTATCTAGAGTTTTTGTCCGGCATTCAATTCAgccaaaacagaaaacaaaatcagTCTTTCATAAATATAATTTATCCACACGtttatacggagtatataatatCGTGTCGTTCAAAAAACAAAAATATGTTTGTACATGTTTCATTTGGAATGTTCATGTATGGTTAACCCGCGATTCGATTAATTGAGAACCAGTTAATATCGATTCAACATTTTTTGAACCTAAACTGAAACCAAAAAATTAAGAACCAACTGACCATTTCTTAATTACTAATCACTGGGAAAGTAAAGAATAATACACAAATACAGATTAATATCTATGATAGATATTTGTTACATTATAAACACTTTGATCATTCTTTCACCAAACGATAAGCAAGTATATTGTTTACAGATATTCGTATGCTACGTATGTTTAATCGTTAGAAGATATGTTATTGCTCACAATTTGTATTCACACAGTATGTATtcgtaaatttattttatattttgtggtTGAATTTTTATAGGTACTTCATGCTTGTTATTCAAGAGTATTTCCATCTGCTGAAGTTGATAACCCTGTGTTAGTCGTTTGGTCACAGTCTGTTGCTGATATTATTGATTTAGATCCTAAAGAGTGAGTTATTTACCACATAATATATACATACAGAGATCACTTCTGCCAAGTCAATATAAGAAGTTTTCAAATATTTCATCTTTCTATACTGTTGTGTCCACCATTCTTTTATATACGACACTTGAATACACTCTAAGTTTCTATGTGTGTTGCAGATTTGAAAGACCCGACTTTCCATATCTGTTTTCGGGAGCAACTCCTTTAAAAGGAGGGTGAGTGGCATTCATTCACGTtaatattttagaaaaatctttttttttttttttttttttttttttttttttttttttttttttttttcaagaaaaGGCTGATTTTAGCAGTTAATTGTGATTCAGATTGTCATATGCTCAATGTTATGGTGGGCATCAATTTGGAGTATGGGCTGACCAGTTGGGTGATGGTCGGGCAATCACACTCGGTGAGTTACTAAGCTCCAAGAACCAAAGATGGGAGCTTCAGTTGAAAGGTGCCGGGAAAACACCGTATAGCCGTTTTGCGGACGGTTTAGCCGTTTTACGTAGCAGCATTCGCGAATTTCTTTGTAGTGAAGCAATTCACAGTCTTGGTATACCAACCACTCGTGCACTTAGCCTTGTAATGACTGGAAAATTAGTGAGTCGTGACATGTTTTATGAGTAAGTTTTGCAAATTAGCAAATTTATTTCAGTTTTGATTTCGTGCAAATAACTCAGTTGTGTTTGTTGCCTTACCTTTTATGTTACAGTGGGAATCCAAAAGATGAGCCTGGCGCTATCGTGTGCCGTGTAGCACAATCGTTTTTGCGTTTTGGCTCATTCCAGATACATGCTAAAAGAGGAAAAGAGGATCTTGACATTGTGCGAATGTTGGCCGATTACACCATCAAACATCACTTTCCTCATTTAGAAAATATCAGCAAAAGTGATGATTTATCTTTCTCTACTGGTGAAGGAAACGACGATGTTGTGGATCTAACTTCTAACAAGTATGCAGGTGAATGTTATAAGAATTAATCGATTATTGTGAGTCTAAATATTGTCACTTATATATCCAagttatgtatgtgtgtgtgtgcacttTAGTCTGATCTTGAATCCTTATATCAGCTTGGCTGGTAGAAGTTGCTGAACGGACTGCTTCCTTAATTGCAAAATGGCAGGGTGTTGGGTTCACCCACGGTGTGTTAAATACCGATAACATGAGCGTATTAGGGCTAACGATCGATTACGGCCCGTTTGGATTTCTTGACGCCTTTGATCCTAGTTTTACCCCAAACACAACCGATCTTCCAGGGAGAAGGTATTGCTTTGCAGAACAACCCGATATTGGGTCGTGGAATATAGGCCAATTTGCATTAGCTCTTTCAACTGCCCAGCTCATAAATAAGAAAGAACTCAATTATGCAATGGATAGGTATATAAACATTAGTTCGTGTTTGTTTGCAGAACACTTTAATCATGACAGTaacactttaattttatgtttcatTGCAGATATGGTACTAAATTTATGGATGAGTATCAGGCCATAATGACTAAAAAAGTTGGCCTGCCCAGGTATAATAAAGAGCTTATTGGTGAGCTGCTGAACAACATGGCAGTTGACAAAGTTGATTACACGAACTTCTTCAGATTACTTTCCAACATTAAGACTGATCCCAATGTTCCTGATAAAGAATTGTTGGTTCCAATCAAGGCTGCTTTGCTAGATATTGGCAGAGAGCGTAAGGAGGCTTGGACCAGCTGGGTCAAACGTTATATTGCTGAGGTAGCATGACTTCTGAACTCGTATCAAAATTGACATGTGGCTTGTTTTTTTGTTAACTGTGGTAAAAATGGGCTGGTTCGTGACCGGGTCAAAATGGGGAATCTATAATTGTCCAGAAACTCTTCGTCGAATAAACTTAATTGtggttttttatataaatattgacAAACATAATATCAATATATACCAAATGCAAAAAGGTACAACTTCTCTTGAATTTCTACTATGGGCAATGTGGTATTAACTCACTCAGGAAAAGTAATCCACTTTCAAAAGGTTTTACTCAAGGTAAGCTACTAAATGCTTTTCCATTTTGGGTCAACAACTTTTGATTGTAGATTTATGTAATATTTTATCATGGGTACATTTGTGCTGCCTAAAAAGGTGATTTCTGCATTTGCGTCCACATTTCTATTTTAGCTGCACGAAGTAGAAAATTTTGGAAGGTTGTATCTTCTTAAAAGATAGAGAATACAATATTGCCCAGAATTGTAAATGGAATAATGGTTACTCTTTTATTGCACTCAACACTTGGAAAATTCCAATAATAAAAACAAACATTGTTTGGGTTAGAAATATCGGAGGTTTTCTGCATCAAACATATACTTTGGGCAACTTTTGACCCACTTTCTGTTTAGTTAGAGATAAAACATATCCCACATTTGACCCATTCCATGCTGAGGTTATTCAAGGCATTGTTTACATACAACTATCTGTTTACGTGCAGCTATCTGGTACCGGTGTTTCGGATGTGGAAAGGAAAGCTTCAATGAATTCTGTGAATCCTAAGTACGTTCTCAGGAACTATTTATGCCAGAGTGCAATAGATATGGCTGAACAAGGTGACTTTGAAGAGGTTAGGCGGTTACTAAAGGTAATGGAGAGACCGTACGATGAGCAACCTGATATGCAAAGATATGCTCGGTTGCCTCCTGCCTGGGCTTATCGTCCAGGTGTGTGCATGCTCTCGTGTTCCTCGTGAATGTTTTCCTCACAGAAAAAGAAAACTATATACTATATATAAGAGTGTAGCATGTGCATAATAGTAATAGTTATGTACTAATATGACATTGCCTTTTTGGGTTTACCTTTTTTGTTTCGTCATACTCAGAAATGAATACATCTGTTTCTGGGAAGTTGCTATCTGGCATAGTCTAAATGATACAGAAACTTTTAGTGAAAGTGGTACATTGTAATGATATGATTTCAGTTCTGTAGAAAAGTATAGCGTTCATCTTTGAGGTGTCTTATTTTTGTGGTGTGTTTGCTTTTGATGTGTTGAAATTTCTGAACCACGTCGTTTGGATTATTTTAGTTTGGTTTAGTTTGTTTCTAGCGTGATACCAAATCAGATCAAAATGGTCTTTATAGATGAAATGCCGCATCTGTTTTTTTTTCTAAATTATTCATGCCGCATCTATTATTCATGCcgcatctttgtatcacatattcatttgataaaataatatttataataataatactaattaaaagtggtattattttgtaataataataattattattattattctgttaataataataaccatatttatatttactaatgatgatattaattataataaaatgatagagttgtattcccttgaaaccaaacatttgcttgaaattcaatggaccaatcagagcgcgacatgtggcgcgacaatcacatgtgattggacaaaaaattaaaaaaattttaaaatttaaaaaaaaaaaaatttcgaaaattttttttatgaatttttttttttttttaaatttagcatgtcaaattcaatcacatgtgattgtaaaacccaatcacatgttattgtggaactcaatcacatgtgattctgcatatcaaatccaatcacatgtgattaaaaaaaattacaattttttaaaaaaaatttcaaccggaaacatactttaatttggtgatttgatcaagtttgttagcgtttcgtgatcatttcactttaattcggtgatttaatcaagttttgatccaaaacttggtgtttgaaggttttagcacaaatttagtgaaattcgttattattcgtcattttactgaattttatttttcaattacatgtgattggatttgacatgcaacaatcacatgtgattgagttttacaatcacatgtgattggcatgcccaatcacatgtgatttactgcatgttaaatttaatcacatgtgattgaaaaaaaaattaaaaaaaaaatttcaaaaaaattaaaaaaaaatccgaaaaaaaaaatttttgaaattttttttttcgaaattattttttttttaaattttttttcaatcacatgtgattatcgcgacacgtgtcgcaatctgattggtcccttgaatctcaacttaaagtttggtctcatttgaatattcctctaaaatgataattctaatcatgataattttaataataacgatactttttaatgttaacagtaataataatatttcgtaaaaataataattctattcaaaatgataatttttaataataataatactaaaatgataataataattatattttataataacaatgatatttctattaaaatgataattttagtaaaaatgaatgttttaatattaataatacttttaataatattaataatgataaaaataatgaaaacgatatttttatctaagtcaatatcttacaatattttaatttcatcatgatacttatactcattattttctaatcgatttgtttactaacttttagtcttcttttatatcgcattcatattaatgataataatagcaattataataattaggtgatactaataagtattataataatattaatgataatactaataattataataataataataattattagataataataataacgaagataataacgacgatagtaataataatcattttaacaataataatactaaaatgaataATAATTCAAttggctatatcttttaatccattcatcgaaaccatacgctttataaatgaaaaaaatgtgatgacccggaaattttcgaccaaatttaaacttaatctttatatgatttcgatacgataaacaaagtatgtaatgttgagtctagaaaatttttaaacgatgttcatatattcagttgaccttcgactgctctcgacgattcacgaacaattaattgtaaatagatatgtgtgtatgtatatataaataataattcgaaatataatttgaagtattatgaagcgacccgtcctaatccataaggacgaatacaataacatatgattacatcgcgaggtaattgacctctatatgatacattttacaaacattgcattcgtttttaaaagacaaactttcatttcatcgaaagttgacggcatgcataccctttcataatatatccaactataattaatttaataataatcttgatgaagttaacgactcgaatgcaacgtcttttgaaatatgtcatgaatgactccaagtaatatctctaatacgagcaaatgcacagcggaagatttctttcaaacctgagaataaacatgctttcaagtgtcaaccaaaaggttggtgacttcattagtttatcataaacaatcattttcaataatataatagaccacaagatactcataaatatacgtcccatgcatagagacaaaaatcattcatatggattgaacacctggtaaccgaccttaacaagatgcatatagaatatccccatcattccggaactcccttcggacatgataaattcgaagtactaaagcatccggtactttggatggggcttgttgggcccaatagatctatctttaggattcgcgtcaattagggtgtctgtttcctaattcttagattaccagactaaaaaggagcatattcggtttaataatccagccatagaatgtagttttaagtacttgtgtctatttcgtaaaacagttataaaagcagcgcatgtattctcagtcccaaaaatatatattgcaaaagcatttaaaaagggagcaaatgaaactcaccataatgtattttgtagtaaaaatacatatgacgacattgaacaattgtagggttggtctcggattcacgaacctatatcagtcatatattaacacatattatattaatcaactaagtttataatgtattaagattaatttttacatatataatcatattactatctatatTGTATAATATATCTATATAGTATGTatcatttaataaaaataatattttgtttaaaaaatataaaactatgtaatattagtatagatatgtaataattatattttagataaataatatttgttgtaataataataataataataataatagtaataataataataataataataataagtttaataaaaatgataattttatatcttatgataattttactaaaaatgataactttaataaaaatgatagtttttatgtaacaccccgtttttccccgtacatgatttataggtgtattgtgtatgtacgacaggcgtatgaagggttcgatacatgtttgggtgttaaagtcttgtatgcgagaaaatgtgtcaggccacgttgggtgtcgcggcgcgacaaagggagccgcggcgcggcctttcaaataaatccagatcagaaagcttgttaacaaagtcaccagttcgaggcaatcgtcgcggcgcgacgaattaggccgcggcgcggcgaatggtgtgaactggcaccagattcttgtaaatttaaatgaagttcaagggcaatttggtcttttcgcgtttgagccagatttgaggatttaacctcatccattcatttcatttctcattttaatttcccttttcttttcatttttcctctcaaactcaaacacccatttgatttcaaaaggatttttggaaaggaaggatcgggagttgatccttggcgtagttgacaagtgtgttctcctcgttcttagctacacggtgatactagtggtaagctctaactccgaaattcattttcgtgttcatcattcaagtttagggcttttgattgtatgattcataggtgaaacccatttagttgttaattgaaggttaacaccaagattcgggtttttttgttgttaatgtcgggttttgggtttggtgtgcaagttcatgcttgtaagacttgtaaatggtgtataatcactagtattagtgattattgaggttttggggacatttagggttcttggagttgactaattttgactagagccaaaattagggtttggtgatgattttgacccgattgttgatttattaaggtttataaacttaaaatggattaagttgaagtattaaaccgagttaaatgtgttttggtgtcaagacttgtaaacggtgagattttgacttaatgggtcaaaattagggttttggtgtcaaaatgggtgagacatgtgtttaacacttgtgtttgggtttacttggcatattaggaccattttcacccgtgttagtaattattggttagtttgggcgcggtttgtacttggaattacatttgggtcgaatttgcactaagtgtcaaattgggttggtttgtaaatccaatctaagtgtgttgttgaatttgtgataatggaataggtactttccattgacgagttgcggattacttggttgcattcatcaaggcttaaggtgagtgttaatatcctatatgcatatgtatgtgtaggatgggtgcgggtcgggtgaagtggttctcggttatagagctcacttcacatataggtggattgatggacttgtgtgtaggtccaattggcacggttgtgcgttttggttgaccatctttgacgaggtgcacaccttgcatgtactctatcacatgggcgtgtgatgtggattatataaccccaatggcgaagggttaatattgtgagtggaataattatgcgtgtacgtatataatgtatttatttgtgtagtatgaatgtggtattgtcgcggtgctcaagacaccacattctaagtaacgagtagtagtgtcgcggtgtttaagacactactcattgtttgattggcatgtggtattgtcgcggtggttaagacaccacattgtcatgggagtggaattgtcgcggtgttcaagacaccacattctaagtaacgagtagtagtgtcgcggtgtttaagacactaatcattgtttgattggcatgtggtattgtcgcggtggttaagacaccacattgtcatgggagtggaattgtcgcggtgttcaagacaccacattctaagtaacgagtagtagtgtcgcggtgtttaagacactactcattgtttgattggcatgtggtattgtcgcggtggttaagacaccacattgtcatgggagtggaattgtcgcggtgttcaagacaccactcattattttgattgacgtgtggattcgtcgcggtgtttaagacgccacattgtcatgggggtgaattagtcgcggtgtttaagacatcacccgggggattagtgattacgcggtgtttaagtaactctaatggatgttacgaactccgacggtctcttacgagtatcgttcccttgtacgattggttaaccatggttattgtgttgtaagcgtaagcaaattatgttattcgagagatatatacatatatatacatatatattgtatacatataatgttgtattgtcgtgttgtagctaaccccccgggtgtagcttattggcattgttcacatcgttgttggcaaacttatattttgttgatgtatctttagctcattgcttagtgatcttacggtatgcttagactagcttgcctttatgtttggatgctccggtatgcggtatttgctattttgtggcgtgtccattttatgcatatatatgtatgtagtatattctcactcactaagcgttagcttaccctctcgttgttgatatttttataggttcgcatgcttggcggctcgggtaagcttgggaattagagatctcggctaggttgctttagaagatcttgcttttggactcgattaggatttgggtagcgtagtcccaaatcaccatgctcgattttgtgtaaacgtaactagtcgggtcataatgattataaccggtttacgatttaattaatgaaccattgtattaaggagtttaaatcattaatgtatgttttaagttcgatgaacttactttgataacaaatacgttttggaatatgtgtaacgggacctaaagtattatttaacgcgtattaaaaggaaaaatttttatgggccggttttaatacgggttgggttgtttcaagtggtatcagagcatggtctaagggatttaggtgacttgagataggtgcctagacttagacttttgtgtgtgcttaatttgttgcgggacttgtaggagtacgggtcggaatgggttctagctagtgccttgtttataggttgactaacgtttatattagtaatgcgaatattattaatatgctattgtgatgtgataataattctcgcgtgtgtttatatcgcgtagaattttgtttgtgtttgcatatatcatcgagcgagacggttgttgtactaacgagccgatacagcgtgtatgcgtaataaggacttgcaaaccttattacgggtgcaaatcgtgtttagcaagtgatgtacgacaaatgtttagcaagatggggcggtgttgtgcgtgtgatttacacgttcgtggtctaaccgctttgcattccttagaatggcgacgggaaatgggatcgagacgaacgacgctgagtttaacgctagagttgcg comes from Rutidosis leptorrhynchoides isolate AG116_Rl617_1_P2 chromosome 4, CSIRO_AGI_Rlap_v1, whole genome shotgun sequence and encodes:
- the LOC139844010 gene encoding uncharacterized protein, producing the protein MSSESPPPVAAASLSADPVTGELQNQSSGVNSRVKLKIEHLNWDHSFVRELPADPLTDIVSREVLHACYSRVFPSAEVDNPVLVVWSQSVADIIDLDPKEFERPDFPYLFSGATPLKGGLSYAQCYGGHQFGVWADQLGDGRAITLGELLSSKNQRWELQLKGAGKTPYSRFADGLAVLRSSIREFLCSEAIHSLGIPTTRALSLVMTGKLVSRDMFYDGNPKDEPGAIVCRVAQSFLRFGSFQIHAKRGKEDLDIVRMLADYTIKHHFPHLENISKSDDLSFSTGEGNDDVVDLTSNKYAAWLVEVAERTASLIAKWQGVGFTHGVLNTDNMSVLGLTIDYGPFGFLDAFDPSFTPNTTDLPGRRYCFAEQPDIGSWNIGQFALALSTAQLINKKELNYAMDRYGTKFMDEYQAIMTKKVGLPRYNKELIGELLNNMAVDKVDYTNFFRLLSNIKTDPNVPDKELLVPIKAALLDIGRERKEAWTSWVKRYIAELSGTGVSDVERKASMNSVNPKYVLRNYLCQSAIDMAEQGDFEEVRRLLKVMERPYDEQPDMQRYARLPPAWAYRPGVCMLSCSS